Proteins co-encoded in one Haloarcula sp. DT43 genomic window:
- the nuoK gene encoding NADH-quinone oxidoreductase subunit NuoK, whose protein sequence is MIPAETYLLLSAAVFCIGLFGILTRRNALVFLMSVELMLNAANINLVAFSLQHGNLTGQVFALFGMALAAAEVAIGIGIILVLYRNFTDVDVTKATTMRW, encoded by the coding sequence GTGATTCCGGCCGAGACGTACCTCCTGCTTTCGGCGGCCGTGTTCTGTATCGGCCTGTTCGGCATCCTCACCCGGCGGAACGCGCTCGTCTTCCTGATGTCCGTCGAGCTGATGCTGAACGCTGCGAACATCAACCTCGTCGCGTTCTCGCTGCAACACGGGAACCTCACCGGCCAGGTGTTCGCGCTGTTCGGGATGGCGCTCGCCGCCGCCGAGGTCGCCATCGGCATCGGCATCATCCTGGTCCTGTACCGCAACTTCACAGACGTGGACGTGACGAAGGCGACGACGATGAGGTGGTAA
- a CDS encoding proton-conducting membrane transporter: protein MTTKPELQTEGSFVAGLAAVGLFVVLGAVFIGVSFPAPAGFGEGAAITKSLGAALFDIAPGAIMDEGETAVPGEGFLIVFEIIDIVLVAALVGAVMLARREVAGESVTLGVETTEDEDVAVAADGGQGGEDA, encoded by the coding sequence ATGACTACAAAGCCCGAACTACAGACCGAGGGGAGTTTCGTCGCGGGACTAGCCGCTGTTGGCCTGTTCGTCGTCCTCGGGGCCGTGTTTATCGGCGTCTCGTTTCCCGCCCCGGCGGGCTTCGGCGAAGGGGCGGCGATAACCAAGAGCCTCGGGGCGGCGCTGTTCGACATCGCCCCGGGCGCGATAATGGACGAAGGCGAGACGGCCGTCCCCGGCGAGGGCTTCCTCATCGTCTTCGAGATTATCGACATCGTGCTGGTGGCCGCACTCGTCGGGGCCGTCATGCTCGCCCGGCGGGAAGTCGCCGGCGAGTCGGTGACACTCGGCGTGGAGACGACGGAGGATGAGGACGTGGCCGTTGCCGCCGACGGCGGCCAGGGGGGTGAGGACGCGTGA
- a CDS encoding NADH-quinone oxidoreductase subunit J, with the protein MALAESIAFALFAMVTVGSAAGVVLVRDVWHSALLLGVSLVSVAVFYVMNQAAFVATMQILVYVGGVLVLITFAVMLTREDESVIEVAP; encoded by the coding sequence ATGGCACTGGCAGAGTCAATCGCGTTCGCGCTGTTCGCTATGGTAACGGTGGGCAGCGCTGCGGGCGTCGTGTTAGTCCGGGACGTCTGGCACTCGGCGCTGTTACTGGGCGTGTCACTGGTCAGCGTCGCAGTGTTCTACGTCATGAACCAGGCGGCGTTCGTCGCAACCATGCAAATCCTGGTGTACGTCGGCGGCGTCCTCGTCCTCATCACCTTCGCGGTGATGCTGACTCGTGAGGACGAGTCGGTGATAGAGGTGGCACCATGA
- a CDS encoding NuoI/complex I 23 kDa subunit family protein yields MIGILKSMATTMKHALDGETFTVEYPDVAPEVSPRFRGVHKWSQERCIWCRQCENVCPNNTIQIVMDEQRNGEQYNLHIGQCIYCRLCEEVCPTDAILLTQNFEFTADTKDEFAYDKEQLKNVPWYKDIDPLESREPDRGAWIGEGDGEVDYQ; encoded by the coding sequence ATGATAGGAATCCTGAAATCAATGGCGACGACGATGAAACACGCCCTCGACGGGGAGACGTTCACGGTGGAGTACCCGGACGTCGCCCCCGAGGTGAGCCCCCGCTTCCGCGGCGTCCACAAGTGGAGCCAGGAGCGGTGTATCTGGTGTCGGCAGTGTGAGAACGTCTGCCCGAACAACACCATCCAGATCGTGATGGACGAGCAGCGCAACGGCGAGCAGTACAACCTCCACATCGGCCAGTGTATCTACTGCCGGCTGTGCGAGGAGGTCTGTCCGACCGACGCCATCCTGCTGACCCAGAACTTCGAGTTCACCGCGGACACGAAAGACGAGTTCGCCTACGACAAGGAACAGCTCAAGAACGTGCCGTGGTACAAGGACATCGACCCGCTGGAGTCCCGCGAACCGGACCGGGGCGCGTGGATCGGCGAGGGCGACGGCGAAGTCGACTACCAGTAA
- a CDS encoding complex I subunit 1/NuoH family protein yields MQSAPLPETLANLLGLDPNSTAVMIVMSLVGAGLIGTLMMTNTALAGPWAKRKITAAFTDRIAVDRIGPYGLFIIVADAVRLLSKELIVPEGVDRPAWDLAPLVIASTALLGFAVIPMGNGIQLADPEVGLAYVFATASMASVGLVMAGYASNNKYSFLGGLRAVAQNLAYEIPLILTGASVVIFAGSLQMSEIVAAQQQSLVGPLPSWYAFVNPFAFVLFMIANLAEVGRNPFDIPEAPTEIVAGYQTEYSSVYFVLVYLGEFIHIFLGGAIIATIFLGGPAGPVLPGIVWFMIKIWGVFLFTQWARSAVPRVRIDQLIEIGWKGMLVLSLANLLLTAVIVGVTV; encoded by the coding sequence ATGCAGTCGGCGCCGTTGCCCGAGACGCTCGCGAACCTGCTGGGACTCGACCCCAACAGCACGGCCGTGATGATAGTGATGAGCCTCGTCGGCGCGGGGCTCATCGGGACGCTCATGATGACGAACACGGCGCTTGCCGGTCCGTGGGCAAAGCGGAAGATAACCGCCGCGTTCACCGACCGCATCGCCGTCGACCGTATCGGTCCGTACGGGCTGTTCATCATCGTGGCCGACGCCGTCCGCCTGCTGTCGAAGGAACTCATCGTTCCCGAAGGCGTCGACCGGCCGGCGTGGGACCTCGCGCCGCTGGTCATCGCCAGCACCGCCTTGCTCGGGTTCGCCGTCATCCCGATGGGGAACGGCATCCAGCTCGCCGACCCCGAGGTCGGCCTGGCGTACGTGTTCGCGACGGCCTCGATGGCCTCCGTCGGTCTCGTGATGGCCGGCTACGCGTCGAACAACAAGTACTCGTTCCTCGGCGGGCTGCGCGCGGTCGCGCAGAACCTCGCCTACGAGATTCCGCTCATCCTGACGGGCGCGTCGGTCGTCATCTTCGCCGGCTCGCTCCAGATGAGCGAGATCGTCGCGGCCCAGCAGCAGTCGCTGGTCGGCCCGCTGCCGTCGTGGTACGCGTTCGTGAACCCCTTCGCGTTCGTCCTCTTCATGATAGCGAACCTCGCGGAGGTCGGCCGCAACCCCTTCGACATCCCTGAAGCGCCGACCGAAATCGTCGCCGGGTACCAGACCGAGTACTCCTCGGTGTACTTCGTGCTCGTCTACCTCGGGGAGTTCATCCACATCTTCCTGGGCGGGGCCATCATCGCCACCATCTTCCTCGGCGGGCCGGCCGGCCCGGTCCTGCCGGGCATCGTGTGGTTCATGATCAAGATATGGGGCGTCTTCCTGTTCACGCAGTGGGCCCGCTCGGCGGTGCCCCGCGTCCGTATCGACCAGCTCATCGAAATCGGCTGGAAGGGGATGCTGGTGCTCTCGCTTGCGAACCTGCTGTTGACCGCGGTCATCGTCGGGGTGACCGTCTAA
- a CDS encoding NADH-quinone oxidoreductase subunit D, with amino-acid sequence MSLEKPSRDTALDVGVTEDGLDYDALADLLGGHVLDREEHVNAEGFVIRPDEVQEVLSTLKEEAGFDHCACVTAQEYDDRYESIYHLRKYDDPTQELSVVVPSPKDDPHNESAARVYDTADWHEREAYDLVGIDYDDHPDLRRILLPETWQGHPLSQDYNQDQPQIVSLREHANPLQDDKRSEDDPDTMFVNIGPHHPATHGVLHVETVLDGEQIADIEPDIGYLHRCEEQMCQQGTYRHQIMPYPDRWDYISAGILNEWAYARAAEDLADIEVPEYAQIIRTMSAEMCRIASHELALATFALDVFGDFTAVFQYGIRDREIVQNLLEDLTGQRLMFNYLRLGGVAWDLPEPREEYFEKVRDFLDDLPHKLEEIHDLVTGNEIFQMRCVDTGVLSKEMVKQYGATGPVARGSGVDYDLRRDDPYGYYDELDWNVVTEQGGDNFSRVLVRLREVEESARIIEQCVDLLEQWPEDDREIQANVPRTLRPDPDREIYRSVEGAKGELGIYIRSDGTDKPARFKIRSPCFSNLQTLPEMSQGEYIPDMIASLGSLDIVLGEVDR; translated from the coding sequence ATGAGTTTAGAAAAACCATCACGCGACACGGCGCTCGACGTCGGCGTTACGGAGGACGGCCTCGATTACGACGCGCTCGCGGACCTGCTCGGGGGACACGTCCTCGACCGCGAGGAGCACGTCAACGCCGAGGGGTTCGTCATCCGTCCCGACGAGGTCCAGGAGGTCCTCTCGACGCTGAAAGAGGAGGCAGGGTTCGACCACTGCGCCTGTGTCACCGCACAGGAGTACGACGACCGGTACGAGTCCATCTACCACCTGCGGAAGTACGACGACCCGACACAGGAGCTGTCCGTCGTCGTGCCCTCGCCGAAGGACGACCCGCACAACGAGTCGGCCGCGCGCGTCTACGACACCGCGGACTGGCACGAGCGGGAGGCCTACGACCTGGTCGGCATCGACTACGACGACCACCCCGACCTCCGTCGCATCCTCCTGCCCGAGACCTGGCAGGGCCACCCGCTGAGCCAGGACTACAACCAGGACCAGCCACAGATCGTCTCCCTGCGCGAGCACGCGAACCCGCTGCAGGACGACAAGCGCAGCGAGGACGACCCGGACACGATGTTCGTCAACATCGGCCCGCACCACCCGGCGACCCACGGCGTTCTCCACGTCGAGACGGTGCTCGACGGCGAGCAGATCGCCGACATCGAGCCAGACATCGGCTACCTGCACCGCTGTGAGGAGCAGATGTGCCAGCAGGGCACCTACCGCCACCAGATCATGCCCTACCCCGACCGCTGGGACTACATCTCGGCCGGCATCCTCAACGAGTGGGCCTACGCTCGTGCTGCCGAGGACCTCGCCGACATCGAGGTCCCCGAGTACGCACAGATCATCCGGACGATGTCCGCCGAGATGTGCCGCATCGCCTCCCACGAACTCGCGCTGGCGACGTTCGCGCTGGACGTGTTCGGCGACTTCACCGCCGTCTTCCAGTACGGCATCCGCGACCGCGAAATCGTCCAGAACCTGCTTGAGGACCTGACCGGTCAGCGGCTGATGTTCAACTACCTCCGGCTGGGCGGAGTCGCCTGGGACCTGCCCGAACCCCGCGAGGAGTACTTCGAGAAGGTCCGTGACTTCCTCGACGACCTGCCGCACAAGCTCGAGGAGATCCACGACCTCGTCACCGGCAACGAAATCTTCCAGATGCGGTGTGTCGACACCGGCGTCCTGAGCAAGGAGATGGTCAAGCAGTACGGCGCGACCGGCCCCGTGGCGCGTGGCTCGGGCGTCGACTACGACCTCCGCCGGGACGACCCGTACGGCTACTACGACGAACTCGACTGGAACGTCGTCACCGAGCAGGGCGGCGACAACTTCAGCCGCGTGCTCGTTCGCCTCCGCGAGGTCGAGGAGTCGGCCCGCATCATCGAACAGTGCGTCGACCTCCTGGAGCAGTGGCCGGAGGACGACCGCGAGATTCAGGCCAACGTCCCGCGGACGCTCCGCCCCGACCCCGACAGGGAGATTTACCGCTCCGTCGAGGGTGCGAAGGGCGAACTCGGCATCTACATCCGCTCGGATGGGACGGACAAGCCGGCCCGGTTCAAGATACGCAGCCCGTGCTTCTCGAACCTGCAGACGCTGCCGGAGATGTCCCAGGGCGAGTACATCCCTGACATGATTGCCTCGCTCGGGAGCCTCGACATCGTGCTCGGGGAGGTGGACCGGTAA
- a CDS encoding NADH-quinone oxidoreductase subunit B has product MSSDQTPPAVEDVSTQEARMGDGADDRFNSTLREAFGSTPFILTKFDKFMNWVRGSSMFMLQFGIACCSIEMIHTYAIKHDLDRFGSGVPRASPRQADVIIVPGTIVSKFAPRMKRVYDQMPEPKFVVSMGSCTISGGPFQEGYNVIKGAEEVIPVDIHVPGCPPRPEALIYGIAKLQERIAEGESSPVTVKPYELEEFGDLEQDELVDKLASEIDEEDLVMRYNWNDSP; this is encoded by the coding sequence ATGAGTAGTGACCAGACACCACCGGCCGTCGAAGACGTATCGACACAGGAGGCCCGCATGGGTGACGGGGCCGACGACCGCTTCAACTCGACGCTGCGCGAGGCGTTCGGGTCGACGCCCTTTATCCTGACCAAGTTCGACAAGTTCATGAACTGGGTCCGGGGCTCCTCGATGTTCATGCTGCAGTTCGGCATCGCCTGCTGTAGCATCGAGATGATTCACACCTACGCTATCAAGCACGACCTGGACCGCTTCGGGTCGGGGGTGCCGCGCGCGTCCCCGCGCCAGGCGGACGTCATCATCGTCCCGGGGACCATCGTCTCGAAGTTCGCCCCGCGGATGAAGCGGGTCTACGACCAGATGCCCGAGCCGAAGTTCGTCGTCTCGATGGGGTCCTGTACCATCTCTGGGGGGCCGTTCCAGGAAGGGTACAACGTCATCAAGGGCGCGGAGGAGGTCATCCCGGTCGACATCCACGTCCCGGGCTGTCCGCCCCGCCCCGAGGCGCTCATCTACGGTATCGCCAAGCTCCAGGAGCGAATCGCCGAGGGCGAGTCCTCGCCGGTGACGGTCAAGCCCTACGAACTGGAGGAGTTCGGCGACCTCGAACAGGACGAGCTCGTGGACAAACTCGCCAGCGAAATCGACGAGGAGGACCTCGTCATGCGGTACAACTGGAACGACTCTCCATAA
- a CDS encoding NADH-quinone oxidoreductase subunit A: MSNPWIAIGALAVVALAIPVSMMAVSSLLRPSVPEQGKRTTYESGEVPTGSSQKIKFNIQYYMVALLFVIFDIETVLIFPWTVIYSDAVAEFGMTTALLPMVVFIGVLIVGLGWAWRNGAVQWVRSPRATKGADTYE, encoded by the coding sequence ATGAGTAATCCATGGATCGCCATCGGCGCGCTCGCGGTCGTGGCGCTAGCCATCCCAGTCAGTATGATGGCAGTTTCGAGCCTCTTGCGGCCCAGCGTGCCGGAACAAGGCAAACGCACCACCTACGAGTCCGGTGAAGTGCCGACTGGCAGCAGCCAGAAGATCAAGTTTAATATCCAGTACTACATGGTCGCGCTGCTGTTCGTCATCTTCGACATCGAGACCGTCCTCATCTTCCCGTGGACGGTCATCTACAGCGACGCCGTCGCTGAGTTCGGGATGACTACGGCGCTGCTGCCGATGGTCGTATTCATCGGCGTGCTCATCGTCGGACTCGGTTGGGCCTGGCGCAACGGCGCAGTCCAGTGGGTGCGCAGTCCGCGCGCCACGAAGGGGGCAGACACATATGAGTAG
- a CDS encoding AIR carboxylase family protein, producing the protein MPADSVQSLIDQLHEEAAMDRPNDLTPDVGIVMGSDSDLPTMAGGQGKRPGAYAALADELGFEEQTDYTDAPESRFTFETFVCSAHRTPDLMYAYAETAADRGVDVIIAGAGGKSADLPNMTASIAYPLPVIGVPVQEKSVDSVIGMPQGAPITAVDAGKSFNAALSAAQILARQYDELRDRLVSYHEGLQTEVGEASRDLHELGTPGFKREYWDE; encoded by the coding sequence ATGCCCGCAGACAGCGTCCAGTCGCTCATCGACCAGTTGCACGAAGAAGCCGCGATGGACCGGCCGAACGACCTGACGCCCGACGTCGGCATCGTCATGGGGTCGGATTCGGACCTGCCGACGATGGCCGGCGGGCAGGGCAAGCGGCCGGGAGCGTACGCCGCGCTCGCGGACGAACTCGGGTTCGAGGAACAGACGGACTACACCGACGCGCCCGAGAGCCGCTTCACCTTCGAGACGTTCGTCTGTTCGGCTCACCGGACGCCGGACCTGATGTACGCGTACGCGGAGACGGCCGCCGACCGCGGCGTCGACGTGATTATCGCCGGCGCGGGCGGCAAGTCCGCGGACCTGCCGAACATGACCGCGAGCATCGCGTACCCGCTGCCGGTCATCGGCGTCCCGGTACAGGAGAAGTCCGTCGACTCGGTTATCGGCATGCCGCAGGGCGCGCCAATCACCGCCGTCGACGCCGGCAAGTCGTTCAACGCCGCGCTCTCGGCGGCACAGATTCTCGCACGGCAGTACGACGAACTGCGCGACCGTCTCGTCTCCTACCACGAGGGGCTCCAGACAGAAGTCGGCGAGGCGTCGCGCGACCTCCACGAACTCGGGACGCCCGGCTTCAAACGCGAGTACTGGGACGAGTAG
- a CDS encoding uracil-xanthine permease family protein — protein MTDETPPDDGQNATTPEEPETAGFVEYGIDDKPPRKQAILLGVQHYLTMIGASVAIPLGLAGAMGMLEAAPGQVGRLIGTFFVVSGVATLAQTTLGNRYPIVQGGTFSMLAPGLAIIGVLAQQGADWQTMLVELQGAVIVAGVVEVLIGYSGLMGKLKRYVGPVVIAPVIALIGLALFNVPQIANPNFASPGTGQNWWLLGLTMLAIVACSQYLDRRHRAFKLFPVLLGIVFAWTVAAVLSVTGVFAAGSVSYVSLGSVTSAPLVQPIYPFQWGLPQFTPGFVVGMFAGMLASVVESFGDYHSVARIAGRGAPSGRRINDGIGMEGIGNVFAGIMGTGNGCTSYTENVGAIAITGVASRYVVQIGAVVMMLVGYFGPAGQLFATIPSPIIGGLYIVMFGQIAAVGLSQLKYVDLDANRNVFIVGFALFAGLAVPEYMSQVGQGMDVGGSTALQQGLAAVPVLGGVLGTDVVATTLFVMGGTGMVVGGIVAFVLDNTVPGTREERGLAAWAALTEDDSEYVSSLDRIRGRGGDRPPAPSDD, from the coding sequence ATGACTGACGAGACACCGCCGGACGACGGCCAAAACGCGACCACACCGGAGGAACCGGAGACCGCCGGCTTCGTCGAGTACGGCATCGACGACAAGCCGCCACGGAAACAGGCGATACTGCTGGGCGTCCAGCACTACCTCACGATGATAGGCGCGTCCGTGGCGATTCCGCTCGGACTCGCGGGCGCGATGGGGATGCTCGAAGCCGCACCGGGACAGGTCGGCCGTCTCATCGGGACGTTCTTCGTCGTCTCCGGCGTCGCCACGCTCGCCCAGACGACGCTGGGCAACCGGTACCCAATCGTCCAGGGCGGGACGTTCTCCATGCTCGCGCCCGGACTGGCCATCATCGGCGTGCTCGCCCAGCAGGGGGCCGACTGGCAGACCATGCTCGTCGAGCTACAGGGGGCCGTCATCGTCGCCGGCGTCGTCGAGGTGCTAATCGGCTACAGCGGCCTCATGGGGAAGCTCAAGCGCTACGTCGGCCCGGTCGTCATCGCGCCGGTCATCGCGCTCATCGGCCTGGCGCTGTTCAACGTCCCCCAGATTGCGAACCCGAACTTCGCAAGCCCCGGGACCGGCCAGAACTGGTGGCTGCTCGGGCTGACGATGCTCGCAATCGTCGCCTGCTCGCAGTACCTCGACCGACGCCACCGCGCGTTCAAGCTCTTTCCCGTGTTGCTGGGCATCGTGTTCGCGTGGACCGTTGCGGCCGTCCTCTCGGTCACGGGCGTCTTCGCCGCCGGCTCTGTCAGCTACGTCTCGCTCGGCTCGGTCACGAGCGCACCGCTGGTCCAGCCCATCTACCCGTTCCAGTGGGGGCTCCCGCAGTTCACGCCGGGGTTCGTCGTCGGGATGTTCGCCGGGATGCTCGCCTCCGTCGTCGAGAGCTTCGGCGACTACCACTCCGTCGCCCGCATCGCCGGCCGCGGCGCACCGAGCGGCCGCCGAATCAACGACGGCATCGGGATGGAGGGTATCGGCAACGTGTTCGCCGGCATCATGGGGACCGGCAACGGCTGTACCTCCTACACCGAGAACGTCGGCGCAATCGCCATCACCGGCGTCGCCTCGCGCTACGTCGTGCAAATCGGCGCGGTCGTGATGATGCTGGTCGGCTACTTCGGCCCGGCGGGCCAGCTGTTTGCGACCATCCCGTCGCCTATCATCGGCGGCCTCTACATCGTCATGTTCGGACAGATTGCCGCCGTCGGGCTCTCACAGCTCAAGTACGTCGACCTCGACGCCAACCGGAACGTCTTCATCGTCGGCTTCGCGCTCTTTGCCGGCCTCGCGGTGCCCGAGTACATGAGCCAGGTCGGACAGGGGATGGACGTCGGCGGGTCGACGGCGCTCCAGCAGGGTCTTGCGGCGGTCCCGGTGCTGGGCGGCGTCCTCGGGACCGACGTCGTCGCCACCACGCTGTTCGTCATGGGCGGCACCGGGATGGTCGTCGGCGGCATCGTCGCCTTCGTCCTCGACAACACCGTGCCGGGGACCCGCGAGGAGCGCGGCCTCGCGGCCTGGGCCGCGCTCACCGAGGACGACAGCGAGTACGTCTCGTCGCTCGACCGCATCCGCGGCCGCGGCGGTGACCGGCCGCCCGCGCCGAGCGACGACTGA
- a CDS encoding HEAT repeat domain-containing protein → MSNGDDEADASDDAEADGSDVTAEELESRLTEAGEALDAASTEADLDDVESSLDDIESDLEAADLPEPDEDDDDAEDPREELEAQLSDLRADLDEQRGPYAEDVVAIVSDAADTVTDSEWTDDGEADAQDAVETFLDESAEFVDHDADTGGDFVAAGDALETVADAIEAESLDPDDDTETIQGLLEAAETLETGLEEAEVWDDLTVQEQLDARGFYDVLTNENRKDFPPEWNAAKLHAEEGNFEQVLFAYDKLGSEFFDGYIVDLLYNLGSDAEPAFDAMHQRAQKRDKGPIEVLGKIGDERATETLHDYIDGDGDPALQKVTLRALGAIGSASSVQPVANRLDADSEEVRSVAARALGLLGDTRAIEPLSNVLKSEDSDSVRASAAWALRQIGTEAALDEAARYTDDRAYLVQAEAEKAASA, encoded by the coding sequence ATGAGCAACGGGGACGACGAGGCCGACGCGTCGGACGACGCCGAGGCAGATGGGAGCGACGTGACCGCCGAAGAACTGGAATCGCGTCTCACGGAGGCCGGCGAGGCCCTCGACGCCGCATCGACGGAGGCCGACCTCGACGACGTCGAGTCGTCCCTCGACGACATCGAGAGCGACCTCGAAGCCGCCGACCTGCCGGAACCCGACGAGGACGACGACGATGCCGAGGACCCCCGCGAGGAACTGGAGGCCCAGCTCTCGGACCTGCGCGCCGACCTCGACGAACAGCGTGGTCCCTACGCCGAGGACGTGGTCGCCATCGTCTCCGACGCCGCGGACACCGTCACCGACAGCGAATGGACCGACGACGGCGAGGCGGACGCACAGGACGCGGTCGAGACGTTCCTCGACGAGAGTGCCGAGTTCGTCGACCACGACGCCGACACGGGTGGCGATTTCGTCGCCGCCGGGGACGCGCTGGAGACGGTCGCCGACGCCATCGAAGCCGAGAGCCTCGACCCCGACGACGACACGGAGACCATCCAAGGGCTCCTCGAAGCCGCCGAGACGCTGGAGACGGGGCTCGAAGAGGCCGAAGTCTGGGACGACCTGACGGTACAGGAGCAACTCGACGCCCGCGGGTTCTACGACGTGTTGACGAACGAGAACCGGAAGGACTTCCCGCCGGAGTGGAACGCGGCGAAGCTCCACGCCGAGGAGGGGAACTTCGAGCAGGTCCTGTTCGCCTACGACAAGCTCGGGTCGGAGTTCTTCGACGGCTACATCGTCGACCTCCTGTACAACCTCGGGAGCGACGCGGAACCGGCCTTCGACGCGATGCACCAGCGCGCACAGAAACGCGACAAGGGACCAATCGAGGTGCTGGGGAAGATCGGCGACGAGCGCGCGACCGAGACGCTCCACGACTACATCGACGGCGACGGCGACCCCGCGCTCCAGAAGGTCACGCTGCGTGCGCTGGGCGCCATCGGCAGCGCGTCGTCGGTCCAGCCCGTCGCCAATCGGCTCGACGCTGACAGCGAGGAGGTCCGCTCGGTCGCGGCCCGCGCTCTGGGCCTGCTCGGAGACACCCGCGCCATCGAGCCGCTGAGTAACGTCCTCAAATCCGAGGACAGCGATTCCGTCCGCGCCTCCGCCGCGTGGGCGCTCCGACAGATAGGGACCGAAGCGGCCCTCGACGAGGCCGCCCGCTACACGGACGACCGCGCCTACCTCGTCCAGGCCGAGGCGGAGAAAGCGGCGAGCGCCTGA
- a CDS encoding phospholipase D-like domain-containing protein, with protein sequence MRSLTFVCCLLVLVATAPQTATGQAASATTTAGGPDEPSIHAVYPDPVAGGDEGEFVVLSAPEGTDLGEYAVTDGDSTAAVPNTTASGRVVLSTAPNRTRRLTDRPVVGLDGHLGLANGGERIRLQHGNRTVDAVRYADPAEGELGVVNGSVVRWRPLGATDRPVVRAAGGEVRAFALPDAPATPLRPIRNATERVYLAGYTLSSDRVADALVAAQRRGATVRVLLEGDPVGSRTATEARTLDRLTDAGVSVRVVTGPRARYRYHHAKYAVADRQAVVLTENWKPAGTGGNSSRGWGVVTAQPRVVAGLNRTFQSDAGWQDNQRWSTYRRGRQFERGEPATGDYPTRFPAESVAVQRTDLLVTPDNAQRKLVTTIDDAEDSVDVVQPTVGDWDSPLLRALRRAGARGVEVRLLLSDAWYVREENTRTAERFREWAERNDAALTAKVADPDGRYEKIHAKGAVIDDERVVVGSLNWNEQAATENREVVVILHGSDAAAYFGAVFDADWAAGGFDTPVGVLAAVVGLLVVAGLAARRVSFEA encoded by the coding sequence ATGCGGTCGCTCACATTCGTCTGCTGTCTGCTCGTCCTCGTAGCTACGGCCCCACAGACCGCCACCGGACAGGCCGCTTCGGCCACGACGACGGCCGGTGGTCCCGACGAGCCGTCGATTCACGCGGTGTATCCGGACCCCGTCGCCGGCGGCGACGAGGGAGAGTTTGTCGTCCTCAGCGCCCCCGAGGGGACCGACCTCGGGGAGTACGCCGTCACCGACGGTGACAGCACCGCTGCCGTTCCGAACACGACTGCCAGCGGACGTGTCGTCCTCTCGACGGCACCGAACCGGACCCGGAGGCTCACCGACCGGCCGGTCGTGGGCCTCGACGGCCACCTCGGGCTGGCAAACGGCGGCGAGCGAATCCGGCTCCAGCACGGCAACCGGACCGTCGACGCCGTCCGGTACGCCGACCCGGCTGAGGGCGAACTCGGCGTCGTGAACGGCTCGGTCGTTCGCTGGCGGCCGCTGGGCGCGACCGACCGCCCCGTCGTCAGGGCCGCGGGCGGCGAGGTGCGGGCGTTCGCGCTCCCGGACGCGCCCGCAACCCCGCTTCGTCCGATACGGAACGCCACGGAGCGGGTGTACCTGGCCGGGTATACGCTCTCATCCGACAGAGTCGCCGACGCCCTCGTCGCCGCCCAGCGCCGCGGTGCGACCGTCCGCGTCCTGCTGGAAGGCGACCCGGTCGGGAGCCGAACCGCCACGGAAGCCCGCACCCTCGACCGGCTGACCGACGCCGGCGTCTCCGTCCGGGTCGTGACGGGGCCCCGCGCCAGATACCGCTACCACCATGCCAAATACGCCGTCGCCGACCGGCAGGCCGTCGTACTGACGGAGAACTGGAAGCCCGCGGGCACCGGCGGCAACAGCAGCCGCGGCTGGGGCGTGGTGACGGCACAGCCGCGGGTCGTCGCGGGGCTGAATCGGACGTTCCAATCCGACGCCGGCTGGCAGGACAACCAGCGGTGGTCGACGTACCGTCGTGGCCGGCAGTTCGAGCGAGGCGAGCCGGCGACCGGGGACTATCCGACCCGATTTCCCGCGGAGTCGGTGGCAGTCCAGCGGACGGACCTCCTGGTCACCCCGGACAACGCCCAGCGCAAACTCGTCACGACGATAGACGACGCGGAGGACTCCGTCGACGTCGTCCAGCCGACGGTCGGGGACTGGGACAGCCCGCTGCTCCGGGCGCTCCGTCGGGCTGGGGCACGCGGCGTCGAGGTCCGCCTGCTCCTCAGTGACGCGTGGTACGTCCGCGAGGAGAACACACGGACGGCAGAGCGGTTCCGGGAGTGGGCCGAGCGCAACGACGCGGCGCTGACGGCGAAAGTGGCCGACCCCGACGGGCGCTACGAAAAAATACACGCGAAAGGCGCAGTCATCGACGACGAGCGCGTCGTCGTCGGCAGCCTCAACTGGAACGAGCAGGCGGCGACGGAGAACCGGGAGGTCGTGGTGATACTCCACGGGAGCGACGCGGCGGCCTACTTCGGCGCGGTCTTCGACGCGGACTGGGCGGCCGGCGGGTTCGATACGCCGGTCGGGGTCCTCGCCGCCGTGGTCGGCCTCCTCGTGGTCGCTGGGCTCGCCGCTCGTCGCGTGTCCTTCGAGGCCTGA